A window of the Pontibacillus yanchengensis genome harbors these coding sequences:
- the rplT gene encoding 50S ribosomal protein L20, with product MARVKGGTVTRQRRKKVLKLAKGYYGSKHALFKQAKQQVMKSGQYAYRDRRQRKRDFRKLWIARINAAARMNDISYSRLMHGLKQAGIEVNRKMLADLAVTDEKGFANLVDQAKTALK from the coding sequence ATGGCACGCGTAAAAGGTGGAACAGTAACACGTCAACGTCGTAAAAAAGTCTTAAAACTTGCCAAAGGGTATTATGGTTCAAAACATGCTTTATTTAAGCAAGCAAAACAACAAGTAATGAAATCAGGTCAGTATGCTTATCGTGACCGTCGTCAGAGAAAACGTGATTTCCGTAAACTATGGATTGCACGTATCAACGCAGCAGCTCGTATGAACGACATTTCTTACAGCCGTCTAATGCACGGTCTTAAGCAAGCTGGTATCGAAGTGAACCGTAAAATGCTAGCTGACTTAGCTGTAACAGATGAAAAAGGTTTCGCTAACCTAGTAGATCAAGCTAAAACAGCACTTAAGTAA
- a CDS encoding DUF1294 domain-containing protein yields MITWMILIYAIIVSGIGFILMGVDKKRARSNHWRIQESTFWKVAWLGGATGNWLGMSVFRHKTKHKSFVIGTPAIIIVHLVLFIVIKARLLS; encoded by the coding sequence ATGATAACTTGGATGATTCTCATTTATGCCATCATAGTAAGTGGGATAGGATTTATATTAATGGGCGTGGATAAAAAACGTGCCCGTAGTAACCACTGGCGCATACAGGAAAGTACGTTTTGGAAGGTAGCGTGGTTAGGAGGAGCAACAGGTAACTGGCTAGGAATGAGTGTGTTTCGTCATAAAACCAAGCATAAATCTTTTGTGATTGGCACCCCTGCTATCATAATTGTACATCTAGTACTGTTTATTGTCATAAAGGCTCGTCTCCTGTCATAA
- a CDS encoding TVP38/TMEM64 family protein, with product MQHLGAFVMTIVEASGLFAPLLFISFHLLRPLFFLPVAFICVSGGVLFGAITGSVYSIVGVTLSSLLFYKLSEWMPKTLKKLVVLKKKFFGKHSSFSTGQIALLRLVPFIHFHLISLCIIEMSGTFKEYMKTSFYSNIPLAVVYTSIGQWISSLSPFLMGAILLLLLPLFYLLRRKEVSIKWHDFFAAEGAK from the coding sequence TTGCAACACCTTGGAGCATTTGTAATGACCATCGTAGAAGCAAGTGGCTTATTTGCTCCATTACTATTCATCAGTTTCCATTTGTTGCGGCCATTATTTTTTTTACCTGTTGCGTTCATATGTGTTTCCGGTGGGGTGCTATTTGGAGCAATAACGGGTTCAGTATACTCCATTGTTGGTGTAACCCTTTCTAGTCTGTTGTTTTATAAACTAAGTGAGTGGATGCCTAAAACCTTAAAAAAACTAGTTGTGTTAAAGAAGAAATTCTTTGGGAAGCATTCATCATTCTCAACAGGCCAGATTGCATTACTACGACTAGTGCCATTTATACACTTTCACCTAATCTCGTTATGCATTATCGAAATGTCAGGTACCTTTAAAGAATACATGAAAACGTCTTTTTACTCTAATATTCCTTTAGCTGTAGTTTATACATCAATCGGTCAATGGATATCAAGTTTATCCCCCTTCTTGATGGGGGCTATTCTGTTATTGTTGCTACCATTATTTTATCTTTTAAGGCGCAAAGAAGTGAGTATAAAATGGCATGACTTTTTTGCCGCAGAAGGAGCTAAATAA
- a CDS encoding sigma-w pathway protein ysdB yields MIIILFRMLIFAAILVLIYTAYKYLINPKRKLELAQEKKQFYFYDDPDNVKRNFLITYKGVLFEGEKYLGTTEHSFEVVSISVWAKQPNQLRGFERGDLYFIEEEILIQYPYAKIEWKNPIDQLLLTKQHNDTQ; encoded by the coding sequence GTGATTATTATTTTATTTCGTATGCTCATTTTCGCTGCGATACTTGTATTAATCTATACAGCTTATAAATATCTCATAAATCCTAAGCGTAAACTTGAGCTTGCACAAGAGAAGAAGCAGTTTTACTTTTATGATGACCCTGACAATGTTAAGAGAAATTTTTTAATTACCTATAAAGGGGTTTTATTCGAAGGAGAAAAATATTTAGGAACCACAGAGCATTCATTTGAGGTCGTTTCTATATCCGTTTGGGCAAAGCAACCTAATCAGTTAAGAGGGTTTGAGCGTGGAGACCTTTATTTTATTGAAGAAGAAATACTGATTCAATATCCTTACGCAAAGATTGAATGGAAAAACCCAATTGACCAATTATTATTAACGAAACAACATAACGATACACAGTAA
- a CDS encoding dUTP diphosphatase: MNWNELFQMQQQLDQRIEAEHGLEDADLFSKKVLALLVELGELANETRCFKFWSLKPPKEQQVILEEYVDGLHFIMSLGLEKTLYYQGALDAQNGPSNTTEQFQKVFSGVHLFQESPTQAHYEQLFTAFLRLGITLGFSEVEIQEAYYKKNEVNHQRQEEGY; this comes from the coding sequence ATGAATTGGAATGAACTATTTCAGATGCAGCAACAATTAGATCAACGTATAGAAGCTGAGCATGGCTTAGAAGACGCGGATTTGTTTTCTAAAAAAGTGCTAGCTTTATTGGTAGAGCTTGGTGAACTGGCAAATGAAACAAGGTGTTTTAAATTTTGGAGCCTTAAGCCTCCAAAGGAGCAGCAAGTTATTTTAGAAGAATATGTTGATGGATTGCATTTCATAATGTCATTAGGATTAGAAAAAACACTATACTATCAAGGGGCATTAGACGCTCAAAACGGCCCATCAAATACAACAGAGCAATTTCAAAAAGTCTTCTCAGGTGTTCACTTGTTCCAAGAATCACCCACTCAAGCTCATTATGAACAGTTGTTCACAGCATTTTTACGACTCGGTATTACACTAGGGTTCTCAGAAGTGGAGATTCAAGAAGCATATTATAAAAAGAATGAAGTGAACCACCAGCGCCAAGAAGAAGGTTATTAG
- a CDS encoding M42 family metallopeptidase, translating into MTKWDETLSMLKDLTDAKGIPGNEKEARDVMKKYITPFADEVYTDNLGSLIAKKVGKENGPKVLVAGHLDEVGFMVTRIDDNGFVYFQTVGGWWSQVMLAQRVTLMTRKGNLTGVIGSKPPHILPAEQRKKPVEIKDMFIDIGASSREEAQEFGVRPGDSVVPYFEFTQMPNEKMLLAKAWDNRIGCAIAIEVLRRLKSEAHPNVVYGVGTVQEEVGTRGAKTSTNAIKPDIGFAVDVGIAGDTPGITDKEAASKMGEGPQIILYDASLISHKGLRDYVIDTADEKDIPYQYDVLAGGATDGGSIHVTADGVPALAITVATRYIHSHAAMLHRDDFENAVNLLVEVIKGLDDEKVKEITFD; encoded by the coding sequence ATGACTAAGTGGGATGAAACCCTATCTATGCTAAAAGATTTAACAGATGCAAAAGGCATTCCAGGTAATGAAAAAGAAGCACGAGACGTAATGAAAAAATACATAACTCCATTTGCGGATGAAGTGTACACGGATAACCTTGGAAGCTTGATTGCCAAGAAAGTAGGAAAAGAAAATGGTCCGAAAGTATTAGTGGCGGGTCACCTCGATGAAGTAGGGTTCATGGTTACTCGTATTGACGATAATGGCTTTGTTTACTTTCAAACAGTAGGTGGATGGTGGAGTCAGGTTATGCTAGCGCAGCGTGTAACCTTAATGACTCGCAAAGGGAACTTAACAGGTGTGATTGGTTCAAAACCACCGCATATTCTCCCTGCAGAGCAGCGTAAGAAACCAGTTGAAATAAAAGATATGTTTATTGACATTGGTGCTTCATCTCGTGAAGAAGCTCAGGAGTTTGGTGTGCGACCTGGTGATTCCGTTGTTCCATATTTTGAATTCACACAAATGCCTAATGAAAAAATGCTTCTTGCAAAGGCATGGGATAACCGTATAGGTTGTGCCATTGCAATCGAAGTGTTGCGTAGATTGAAGTCAGAAGCTCATCCTAACGTTGTTTATGGAGTAGGTACAGTTCAAGAAGAAGTAGGTACTAGAGGTGCAAAGACGTCTACAAATGCGATTAAACCCGATATTGGCTTTGCGGTAGATGTAGGTATTGCTGGTGATACTCCAGGCATTACAGATAAAGAAGCAGCTAGTAAGATGGGTGAGGGACCACAAATTATTCTTTATGATGCTTCTTTAATCTCTCATAAAGGACTTCGCGACTATGTAATTGATACAGCTGATGAGAAAGACATTCCTTATCAATACGACGTTTTAGCAGGAGGGGCGACTGATGGTGGTTCTATCCACGTTACAGCTGACGGGGTACCAGCTTTAGCAATTACTGTAGCTACAAGATACATCCATTCTCATGCTGCAATGCTTCATCGTGACGATTTTGAAAATGCCGTGAACCTGTTAGTTGAAGTAATAAAAGGATTAGATGACGAAAAGGTAAAAGAAATTACGTTTGATTAG
- the sspI gene encoding small acid-soluble spore protein SspI, translating to MNLNLRNAILSNVSGNNTDQLEATIKEAINSGEEKMLPGLGVLFELIWENADQSEKQEMLEALEQGVQQASTES from the coding sequence ATGAATCTAAACCTTAGAAACGCAATCCTATCCAACGTATCTGGTAATAATACTGACCAGCTTGAAGCGACAATTAAAGAAGCAATCAATAGCGGGGAAGAAAAAATGCTTCCTGGACTAGGTGTTCTTTTTGAATTAATTTGGGAAAACGCTGACCAGTCCGAAAAACAAGAAATGTTAGAAGCACTAGAACAGGGTGTGCAACAAGCTTCTACAGAATCATAA
- a CDS encoding TrmH family RNA methyltransferase — protein sequence MITSVQNGQVKQWRKLKRKRGREKEQAFLVEGFHLVDEALKSDWKVREIIFREDVDIQNEWQSYTWYQVSHDVFDAVSETENPQGVAAVVQMDELEWQGGSRVLVLDSIQDPGNLGTLIRTADAAGFDAVLLGKGTVDPFNDKVIRATQGSVFHIPLFFGELDEWIPKLQTQGFHVWATSLQQATVYDELKPVTPIALIVGNEGAGVNQDYINMADNRVSIPIYGQAESLNVAIASGILMYYLRN from the coding sequence ATGATTACGTCTGTACAAAATGGACAAGTAAAACAATGGAGAAAGTTGAAGCGTAAACGAGGAAGGGAAAAGGAACAGGCATTTCTCGTAGAAGGGTTTCATTTAGTGGATGAAGCATTAAAGAGTGATTGGAAAGTACGAGAGATTATTTTTCGAGAAGATGTGGATATACAAAATGAATGGCAATCATATACTTGGTATCAGGTGAGTCACGATGTATTTGATGCTGTTTCTGAAACAGAGAATCCACAAGGTGTAGCAGCTGTTGTACAAATGGATGAGTTAGAGTGGCAAGGAGGTTCGAGGGTGTTGGTGCTTGACTCCATCCAAGATCCTGGCAACCTAGGTACATTAATTAGAACGGCTGACGCAGCAGGATTTGATGCCGTGTTACTAGGAAAAGGTACCGTCGATCCATTTAATGATAAAGTCATTCGTGCAACTCAAGGTTCTGTATTCCATATACCTCTTTTCTTTGGGGAACTAGATGAGTGGATTCCTAAACTACAAACTCAAGGATTTCATGTCTGGGCAACATCTCTCCAACAAGCAACCGTATATGATGAATTAAAGCCAGTTACACCAATTGCTTTAATAGTAGGAAATGAGGGTGCTGGAGTGAATCAAGACTACATTAACATGGCTGATAACCGAGTAAGTATTCCTATCTATGGCCAAGCAGAATCATTGAATGTTGCCATCGCATCAGGAATTTTAATGTATTATTTACGAAACTAG
- the pheS gene encoding phenylalanine--tRNA ligase subunit alpha, producing the protein MKERLLELKQEALEKVTAAQDVKGLQEVRVQYLGKKGPITEVLRGMGKLPAEERPVIGQLANDVREEISNAIETKQTKLEEQALEKQLEEETIDVTLPGRPAPSGGRHLLTSIIEEIEDLFIGMGFEVAEGPEVESDYYNFEALNLPKGHPARDMQDSFYITEEILMRTHTSPVQARTMEKHEGKGPVKVICPGKVYRRDTDDATHSHQFTQIEGLLVDEHVRMSDLKGVLNEFAKQMFGEDREIRLRPSFFPFTEPSVEMDISCKMCGGEGCSVCKGTGWIEILGAGMVHPNVLQMAGYDPEKYTGFAFGMGPERIAMLKYGIDDIRHFYTNDIRFLNQFHKA; encoded by the coding sequence ATGAAGGAACGCTTGTTAGAACTGAAACAAGAGGCGCTTGAAAAAGTGACAGCTGCTCAAGATGTTAAAGGTCTTCAAGAAGTAAGAGTGCAATACTTAGGTAAAAAAGGACCAATCACAGAGGTGCTAAGAGGTATGGGGAAACTCCCTGCTGAAGAACGTCCTGTCATCGGTCAATTAGCTAATGATGTTCGAGAAGAAATTTCTAACGCAATCGAAACCAAACAAACGAAGCTTGAAGAACAAGCATTGGAAAAGCAATTGGAGGAGGAAACAATCGATGTCACTCTTCCTGGAAGACCAGCACCATCAGGCGGTCGACACTTGTTGACAAGCATCATTGAAGAGATTGAAGACTTATTTATTGGCATGGGATTCGAAGTTGCGGAAGGTCCAGAAGTTGAATCTGATTACTATAACTTTGAAGCTTTAAATCTGCCAAAAGGACACCCGGCACGTGATATGCAAGATTCTTTTTATATCACGGAGGAAATTCTTATGCGTACACATACGTCCCCTGTACAGGCACGTACGATGGAAAAGCATGAAGGAAAAGGACCTGTTAAGGTAATTTGTCCAGGTAAGGTGTATCGCCGTGATACGGATGATGCTACTCACTCTCATCAGTTCACCCAAATTGAGGGTCTTTTAGTAGACGAGCATGTTCGTATGAGTGACTTAAAAGGTGTGCTAAATGAATTCGCGAAGCAAATGTTTGGAGAGGATCGTGAAATTCGCTTACGTCCAAGTTTCTTCCCGTTTACAGAACCTTCAGTGGAAATGGATATCTCTTGTAAGATGTGCGGTGGAGAAGGGTGTTCGGTATGTAAAGGAACAGGTTGGATTGAGATTCTAGGTGCAGGAATGGTGCATCCAAATGTACTGCAAATGGCAGGGTATGATCCGGAGAAATACACCGGCTTTGCATTTGGTATGGGACCTGAGCGTATTGCCATGTTGAAATATGGTATTGATGATATTCGTCATTTCTACACAAACGATATTCGTTTCTTAAATCAATTTCATAAAGCGTAA
- the pheT gene encoding phenylalanine--tRNA ligase subunit beta, with translation MFVSLNWLKQYVDLQGLTPEDLAEKITKTGIEVDSVEAFGEYIEHLVVGHVKECSQHPNADKLSVCQVDVGDETLQIVCGAPNVAQGQKVAVAKPGAVLSGDFKIKKAKLRGEESAGMICSLQELGIDPKNVPKEFEDGIFVFPEDTQVGVDANPLLNLDDVILELELTPNRSDALSMMGVAYEVAAILDTPLHFPSEEVAITDEKAMDAISVEVENSELNPYYGAFVIKNIQVGTSPLWMRNQLISAGIRPINNVVDITNYVLLEYGQPLHAFDYDRFGSKQIVTRQAKDGETITTLDDEERTLSSDQLVITNGNEPVAIAGVMGGADSEVQEDTTSIILEAAYFSPQAVRNAAKEHGLRSEASVRFEKGVDPDRVKRAGLRACQLLAEYAGSEVLDGVVEFDELSYEEKQVTITTSRMNHVLGTELKNEDIQDILRKLQFDYKQDGETFIVSAPTRRQDIVIVEDMVEEIARMYGYDNLPFTMPGGASKAGGLTDHQSLRRKVRSYLEGSGLSEAITYSLTTEERANMLVSPDIEGEYTRPVHLALPMSEEHSHLRLSMIPELLTSASYNIARKQKDIAFYEIGAVYVTEESVLTTQPQEQERLAGVLTGSWLAHPWQQEKKSVDFFVVKGVLEGLFSFLDLSENVRFKQASIKGMHPGQTAEVVLNGHSIGYVGQVHPSLQKQFDLKGTYVYDLNLQAILDTVTREENYSPIPRHPSVSRDIALVVDEQVKAGELQNTIMQTGQPLVQHVLVFDLYQGEHLPEGKKSLAFTLRYLDPKRTLTDQEVEETHNAILEQVKTTYQAELRG, from the coding sequence ATGTTTGTATCATTAAATTGGCTTAAACAATATGTGGATCTTCAAGGATTGACACCTGAAGATTTAGCAGAAAAGATTACGAAAACAGGTATTGAGGTCGATAGTGTAGAAGCATTCGGCGAATACATTGAACATCTTGTAGTAGGGCATGTGAAAGAATGTAGCCAACATCCAAACGCTGATAAACTGAGTGTGTGTCAAGTTGATGTTGGTGATGAAACATTACAAATCGTTTGCGGTGCCCCAAACGTTGCACAAGGACAGAAAGTAGCCGTTGCTAAACCCGGTGCCGTTTTATCAGGTGATTTTAAAATAAAGAAAGCAAAGCTACGTGGTGAAGAATCAGCTGGTATGATTTGTTCCTTGCAAGAGCTTGGAATAGATCCAAAGAATGTACCAAAAGAATTTGAAGATGGAATTTTCGTATTTCCAGAGGATACCCAAGTAGGTGTTGATGCAAATCCATTATTAAATTTGGATGACGTTATATTAGAGCTAGAGTTAACTCCTAACCGTTCGGACGCGTTAAGCATGATGGGTGTAGCGTATGAGGTTGCTGCGATTTTAGATACACCTCTTCATTTCCCATCAGAAGAAGTAGCCATCACGGATGAGAAAGCTATGGATGCAATTTCTGTTGAGGTTGAGAATTCGGAGCTAAATCCTTATTATGGTGCATTTGTGATCAAAAACATTCAAGTAGGTACTTCTCCATTATGGATGCGAAATCAACTCATTTCGGCCGGAATTCGTCCTATCAATAATGTAGTCGATATTACGAACTATGTATTACTAGAATATGGTCAACCATTACATGCATTTGACTATGATCGATTTGGTTCTAAACAGATTGTTACCCGTCAAGCTAAAGATGGGGAGACCATCACAACACTTGATGATGAAGAACGAACTCTATCATCTGACCAGTTAGTTATCACAAATGGAAATGAACCTGTTGCCATTGCTGGTGTTATGGGGGGTGCAGATTCAGAAGTACAAGAAGATACAACATCTATAATCTTAGAAGCAGCTTACTTTAGCCCTCAAGCGGTGCGCAATGCTGCTAAGGAGCATGGACTACGTAGTGAAGCATCCGTTCGTTTTGAAAAGGGTGTTGATCCTGACCGCGTTAAACGTGCTGGTCTTCGTGCATGTCAACTATTGGCTGAATATGCAGGAAGCGAAGTGCTAGATGGTGTTGTGGAGTTTGACGAGTTAAGCTATGAAGAAAAACAAGTTACAATAACAACTTCTCGCATGAACCATGTTCTTGGTACAGAGTTAAAGAATGAAGATATTCAAGACATTTTACGCAAGCTACAATTTGATTATAAGCAAGATGGTGAAACATTCATTGTTTCTGCACCAACCCGTCGACAGGATATTGTGATTGTAGAAGATATGGTGGAAGAAATTGCACGTATGTATGGTTATGACAATTTACCATTTACAATGCCAGGAGGTGCTTCAAAAGCAGGTGGCTTGACGGATCATCAATCCCTTCGTCGTAAGGTGCGAAGTTACTTGGAAGGTTCCGGATTATCTGAAGCCATTACGTATTCATTAACAACAGAAGAACGAGCGAACATGCTTGTTTCTCCTGATATTGAAGGAGAATACACTCGCCCTGTTCACCTTGCTTTGCCAATGAGTGAAGAGCATAGTCATCTGCGACTAAGTATGATTCCAGAGTTATTGACCTCAGCATCCTATAATATCGCTCGTAAACAAAAAGACATCGCATTTTATGAAATTGGCGCTGTTTATGTGACGGAAGAATCTGTGTTAACAACACAACCTCAGGAACAAGAAAGACTAGCCGGAGTTCTTACTGGAAGCTGGTTAGCGCACCCTTGGCAACAAGAGAAGAAAAGCGTTGATTTCTTTGTCGTAAAAGGTGTCTTAGAGGGATTATTCTCATTCTTAGATTTATCTGAGAATGTACGTTTTAAGCAAGCTAGTATTAAAGGAATGCATCCTGGTCAAACGGCGGAAGTTGTGTTAAATGGTCATTCTATTGGTTACGTTGGTCAGGTTCATCCATCCTTACAAAAGCAATTTGATCTAAAAGGAACGTACGTTTATGATTTAAATCTGCAAGCTATTTTAGATACGGTAACAAGGGAAGAAAACTATTCACCAATTCCGCGTCATCCTTCTGTTAGCCGTGATATCGCATTAGTAGTGGATGAACAAGTAAAAGCTGGTGAACTACAGAATACAATTATGCAAACAGGTCAGCCTCTTGTTCAACACGTACTCGTTTTTGATTTATACCAAGGGGAACATCTTCCTGAAGGTAAAAAATCATTAGCATTTACCCTTCGTTATCTTGATCCAAAGCGCACTTTAACAGATCAAGAAGTAGAAGAAACCCATAATGCTATTCTTGAACAAGTTAAAACAACTTACCAAGCTGAATTACGAGGATAA
- a CDS encoding YitT family protein, translating into MLRQVINRIVLIIFGSILFALGVNYFAIPNQLAEGGIIGITIVLHYVFDWSTGLTSFLLNIALIGVGYKFLDKKMMGYTLFGVVALSLSLWATENIGNPVVDDTLLAPLYAGLFVGAGVGVIFRSGATSGGTQIISKMLNQYFGWSMASATLIIDLIVIGASVFVIGQKKAMLTLVAIYVGAKVIDFIVDGMNIRKAITIISDDSDHVLQEINANLSRGVTILNGKGGYLKEEKNVLYAVVNWQETVKLQRLVNRVDPEAFVVIHDVRGAFGGGFK; encoded by the coding sequence ATCTTGAGACAGGTTATAAACAGAATAGTACTAATCATTTTTGGGTCTATCCTATTTGCATTAGGAGTCAATTATTTTGCAATCCCCAACCAACTTGCTGAAGGTGGCATCATAGGTATTACCATTGTATTGCATTATGTATTTGACTGGTCTACTGGTCTAACTAGTTTTCTGTTAAATATTGCATTAATCGGTGTAGGATATAAATTTTTAGATAAGAAAATGATGGGATATACTTTATTTGGAGTAGTAGCACTTTCCCTGAGTCTATGGGCGACTGAGAACATCGGGAATCCCGTAGTAGACGACACTCTTCTCGCCCCTTTGTATGCGGGTTTATTTGTGGGCGCGGGGGTTGGGGTCATATTTCGCTCTGGCGCTACATCCGGCGGTACGCAAATTATATCCAAAATGTTAAATCAATATTTTGGTTGGAGCATGGCTTCTGCGACACTAATCATTGATCTAATCGTCATTGGTGCATCCGTTTTTGTTATTGGTCAGAAAAAAGCGATGCTAACGTTAGTTGCTATTTATGTAGGAGCCAAGGTTATTGATTTTATTGTTGATGGTATGAATATTCGTAAGGCTATTACAATCATTTCGGATGACTCCGATCATGTATTACAAGAAATCAATGCTAATCTCTCGCGAGGGGTTACAATCCTGAACGGGAAAGGTGGATACTTGAAAGAGGAAAAGAATGTGTTATATGCTGTGGTGAATTGGCAAGAAACTGTTAAACTCCAACGATTAGTGAATCGGGTAGATCCTGAAGCATTTGTTGTCATTCATGATGTACGCGGTGCGTTTGGTGGAGGATTTAAGTAG
- the rnhC gene encoding ribonuclease HIII — translation MSQSVLKLSPSQINKMQQHYKPYLKDKTPAGAKFAAKLPSCSITAYQSGKVLFQGAQHDQEASKWGSPSENTNKKKGKPSPTSSSYAPPAALYLTSHAGSDEAGTGDYFGPITVACAYVREDQIQALKQAGVRDSKDLKDPQIQQIARRIVEMEIPYSLVILHNEKYNVLQKKGWTQGKMKTMLHHNAYNKLAKKLDHEPEGWIIDQFAQPEVYKKHLKTENASLQSNAYFLMKAESYSIAVAVGSIIARSAFVKHMNKLSQQAGITLPKGASQRVDEAAATLIRIKGQEELDKYAKVHFANTNKALKKFQQMKKD, via the coding sequence ATGTCACAATCTGTTTTAAAGTTGTCACCTTCACAAATCAATAAAATGCAACAACACTATAAACCTTACCTAAAGGATAAGACACCAGCAGGAGCTAAATTCGCAGCCAAGTTGCCAAGCTGTTCCATTACAGCCTACCAATCAGGTAAGGTACTATTTCAAGGAGCACAACACGACCAAGAAGCTTCGAAATGGGGATCTCCATCAGAGAATACAAATAAGAAAAAAGGGAAACCTTCTCCCACCTCCTCTTCTTATGCGCCACCAGCGGCTTTATACTTAACAAGCCACGCAGGATCAGATGAAGCGGGAACAGGCGACTATTTTGGTCCCATCACAGTAGCTTGCGCTTATGTAAGAGAAGATCAAATACAAGCACTTAAACAAGCTGGTGTAAGGGATTCAAAAGATTTAAAAGATCCTCAAATCCAACAAATCGCACGACGCATCGTAGAAATGGAAATTCCATATTCGCTTGTAATTCTTCATAATGAAAAATACAATGTTCTACAGAAAAAAGGTTGGACGCAAGGAAAAATGAAAACCATGCTTCATCATAATGCCTACAACAAGCTCGCTAAAAAACTAGACCATGAGCCTGAAGGTTGGATTATTGACCAATTCGCACAACCGGAAGTATATAAAAAACATCTCAAAACGGAGAATGCGAGTCTTCAATCGAACGCGTATTTTCTTATGAAAGCAGAATCCTATTCTATTGCTGTTGCTGTTGGTTCCATTATTGCTCGCTCAGCTTTCGTTAAGCATATGAACAAACTATCTCAACAAGCGGGCATCACGCTACCCAAAGGTGCATCTCAACGAGTTGATGAGGCAGCAGCGACATTAATTCGCATCAAAGGTCAAGAAGAACTAGACAAGTATGCGAAGGTGCACTTCGCAAATACGAATAAAGCCTTAAAAAAGTTTCAACAAATGAAAAAAGATTGA
- the zapA gene encoding cell division protein ZapA, whose translation MSQSDKKRTTVEIHNRTYKIVGDEPPHHIRMVASLVDQKMKEIQESNPRLDTAQLAVLTAVNTMNDYLKLKEEYTNLESKEKDEDRKNHD comes from the coding sequence GTGTCGCAATCTGACAAAAAACGAACAACCGTTGAAATACATAATCGCACATATAAAATTGTAGGAGACGAACCACCCCATCATATTCGAATGGTGGCTAGTTTGGTGGATCAGAAAATGAAAGAAATTCAAGAGTCTAACCCCCGTTTAGATACAGCTCAATTAGCTGTTTTAACGGCAGTCAATACAATGAACGATTATTTGAAATTAAAAGAAGAATATACAAATTTAGAATCAAAAGAGAAAGATGAGGACCGAAAAAATCATGATTGA
- a CDS encoding CvpA family protein, which translates to MIDLLLLAMLVFGFLIGMRRGFILQLLHMTGFIVAFVIAVIYYDDLAPKLKLWVPFPDLPEGQQWAVFLDSVPEGAFYNAIAFFIIFFVVKVIMQIIASMLDFITDLPLLNMVNNLFGGVLGFIEIYFIIFIFLYLGALLPISFIQNAVDGSVLAKMIIEHTPLLSDQIKTLWFEHVAERIPNFS; encoded by the coding sequence ATGATTGATTTGTTGTTATTAGCCATGCTTGTTTTTGGATTTCTAATAGGAATGCGCAGAGGTTTCATCCTCCAGCTTCTCCATATGACAGGCTTCATCGTAGCGTTTGTGATTGCAGTCATTTATTATGATGACTTAGCACCGAAACTGAAACTATGGGTACCTTTCCCTGACCTTCCCGAAGGACAGCAATGGGCTGTCTTTTTGGATAGCGTACCTGAAGGAGCATTCTATAATGCTATAGCATTTTTTATTATTTTCTTCGTAGTGAAAGTAATAATGCAAATTATCGCTTCCATGCTTGACTTTATAACAGATTTACCACTTCTCAATATGGTGAACAATTTATTTGGAGGAGTACTTGGATTTATTGAAATTTATTTTATCATCTTTATTTTCCTTTATTTAGGTGCCTTGCTACCAATATCGTTCATACAGAATGCAGTTGATGGATCTGTTTTAGCAAAAATGATTATTGAACACACGCCGCTATTGTCTGACCAGATTAAAACACTATGGTTTGAACACGTAGCAGAGCGTATTCCAAACTTCTCTTAA